A single genomic interval of Helianthus annuus cultivar XRQ/B chromosome 13, HanXRQr2.0-SUNRISE, whole genome shotgun sequence harbors:
- the LOC110898733 gene encoding F-box/kelch-repeat protein At1g55270, giving the protein MSQLSERQRSPNVQQRGVRVRAPLVDSVSCYCKVDAGLKTVAGARKFVPGSKICIQPDINPHAHKSKNRRQERRVQPPLLPGLPDDLAIICLARVPRAEHNKLRLVSKRWSHLLSNNYFYSLRRTLGMAEEWVYVFKQDRDGRISWHAFDPIYQIWQPLPPIPMEYSDVVEFGCAVLSGCNLYLFGGKDPVKGSMSRTVFYNARTNRWHKAHDMHRKRHSFGSCVINNCLYVAGGECEGAHRALRSAEVYDPSRRRWSFITDMTNAMVPFIGVVHDGKWFLKGVGDHREVLSEAYTPETNTWTSVTDGMVAGWRNPSISINGSLYALDCRDGCKIKVYEEDTSSWKRFIDSKVHLGSSPALEAAALVNLNGKLCIVRNNMSISLVDISSPDREVESNPHLWENIAGKGHIKTLFTNLWSSISGRNGQKSHIVHCQVLVA; this is encoded by the coding sequence GTCGATTCCGTATCATGCTACTGCAAAGTCGACGCGGGCTTAAAAACAGTAGCCGGAGCCCGGAAATTTGTTCCCGGGTCAAAAATATGCATCCAGCCCGACATCAACCCGCACGCACACAAGTCCAAAAACCGGCGTCAAGAACGAAGAGTCCAGCCACCTCTCCTTCCCGGGCTTCCCGATGACCTGGCAATCATTTGTCTAGCCCGTGTACCACGGGCCGAACATAACAAACTCCGGCTCGTTTCCAAACGATGGTCGCATCTTTTATCAAACAATTACTTTTATTCCCTTAGAAGAACCCTCGGAATGGCGGAAGAATGGGTTTACGTCTTTAAACAGGATCGTGACGGAAGAATTTCGTGGCATGCGTTTGACCCGATTTACCAAATATGGCAACCGTTGCCACCTATCCCGATGGAGTACAGTGATGTAGTTGAATTCGGGTGTGCGGTTTTAAGCGGGTGCAATCTTTACTTGTTTGGAGGTAAAGATCCCGTTAAGGGATCCATGAGCCGAACCGTTTTCTACAACGCACGAACGAACAGATGGCATAAAGCACACGATATGCATAGGAAACGACATTCTTTTGGATCGTGTGTGATTAATAACTGTCTTTACGTGGCGGGTGGAGAATGTGAAGGGGCCCACCGGGCTTTACGGTCAGCTGAAGTTTACGACCCGAGTCGACGCCGGTGGAGTTTCATAACGGATATGACCAACGCAATGGTTCCGTTTATCGGAGTTGTTCATGACGGAAAATGGTTTTTAAAAGGGGTTGGGGATCACCGCGAGGTTTTGAGCGAAGCGTATACACCGGAAACGAACACGTGGACGTCGGTTACTGACGGTATGGTTGCGGGTTGGCGGAACCCGAGCATTTCTATAAATGGAAGCCTTTATGCTTTGGATTGTCGGGACGGGTGTAAGATTAAAGTTTATGAAGAAGATACGAGTTCTTGGAAACGGTTTATCGACAGTAAAGTTCATCTCGGGAGTTCTCCTGCGCTCGAGGCTGCTGCTCTCGTTAATCTTAACGGGAAACTGTGTATCGTTCGGAACAATATGAGTATTAGTCTTGTTGATATATCGAGCCCAGATCGAGAAGTCGAGAGCAATCCACACCTTTGGGAGAACATCGCGGGTAAAGGTCATATAAAAACGTTGTTTACGAACTTATGGTCGAGTATATCGGGGAGAAACGGTCAAAAGAGTCACATTGTGCATTGTCAGGTGCTTGTAGCATGA